The Sporosarcina sp. 6E9 genome segment ACTCGCTTCTGCGAATAGTCGTTGATACACTCTGCCGCATGTATCACGTAGTTTTCGAAGTTCAGCCTCCATCGGCACAATGCCGCGACTAATATCGGTTAAAATAACAATAGCTGGACGATTTTCTACCGCTTCTACTATCTGATCAATAGCTTTTTCTTCACTTAATTCACATTGCGCCAACCAATTTTCTAGTCCCGCTATGACAACGGCATGCTTTCCGGGCGCTGGTACTTCTCCCTCATGCCAACTTACGCCTTCTGCATGCTGCTTACTTAGTAATTTTTGAACAAACGCTCGTTTCCCGTTATGGGCACCGCCGATAATGACGTGCATTTTTTCCCCTCCACAAAGTCGTTACGATGATTCCATTTCAATGACCAAATCGATCCATGTGGAATCCTCCAGAACCAAAAGTCTTGTTTTTTAGGTGAAAACTGCGTTAACATCAACCGGATTGGACCGCCATGAGTGACGATAAAGTACTCCGATTGTTCTTCAAGTAATTCTGTAAGTGCAGCAAGTACTCGTCTGTTCACTTCCTGTAAACTTTCCCCATTCGGAGGTTTGTTTTCATAAGGATCATCTATCCAAGAACGATACGTCATGTTATCTTTCAACATTTCATACGTTTTTCCTTCCCAAGCACCGAAATGACTTTCACGGAACCGCTTGTCAGTTTCATAAACCGCTTCAGGAAAATACAGTGCTGCGCTTTCACGACAGCGCAGTAAGTCGCTACCATAAACGATTGTAGGTTTCCGAGGCAGCCTCGCTGAACCCGGTTCGTCGGTTGGTAAAATCGATTCGTCTGTCCAACCAATGTACTGCCGTTTTTGATTGCCAAGTGTGGGAAGATGACGGATTAAATGAACAGTAACACCGCAATCCATAAAATGACCTCCATCCCTTCAATAAATGCGCCTGATAAATCGCCTGTTACGCCCCCGAAATGTTTTAAGGACCAGTGACGAAAGCGTAAAATTCCGATTGCCAACAGGATGAATAAGAGAAGTGGAACGATAACACTTTCAACCATAAGCCAGACTGCGATTAAGATAGCGATTCCACTTAGTGATGACACGATGACCACGATTTTCGAATGAAGTTTTTCTTGAAAAAAGTACGCGAGCCCTGAACTTTTGGCGGTAGGTGTCTTAGAAAAGTAAATAGTCATCCCAACACGTGCAAGAAAAGGGATGGCGAGAAACAATATAAAATACGCGATACCTTTTTCCAAGATTTCGTTAAACAGCGCAATTTTTATTAGGATAAGGAATAGTAGCGCCATTGTACCGAACGCGCCAATTCTTGGATCTTCCATAATTTCAAGACGTTTTTCCCTGTCTTGATAGGAAAAGAATGCGTCCCCGGTGTCGGTCCATCCGTCGAAATGCAAACCGCCTGTTAGTAGGATTCCCGTCAACACGATGCATACAGCGGCGAGGAATGTGCCTGTCGAAAGTCCGCTTAATAGTAGTTCAGAAACACCGTACATCAGGAGTCCGATTGTCGCACCGACAAAGGGAAGCGCTATGTACATCGCCGTCACTTCTTTTCGACCAAGCGGCAACTCTTTTCGTATCGGAAGCACAGTGAAAAATTGAAGTGCCAGTAAAATCCCGTTCATATTCATCCTCCGCGCTTAAGATTTGAGTTGTTGAGACGACTTCCAATATGTGGCCACACCAAATTCCATTTCGATGGCATTGCTTGCTTTTTTCACGATGTTTTGATGAAGTTGGCCTAACCATTTACGATAGGTTTCTGTTTCCTTATCGATTGGCCGTAAATCATCGAGTATTTCGTTTGATACGATGACGAACTCTCTGGCTTTTAATAAAATCGAATCGATTGTTTTGTAGAGTTGCGTTCCTTTCCGCTCCATGCAACCTGTTTCTTCGATACAAGACGTCCCTGTTTCCCACCCAGCATACAATTCATTCGCCAGCCAAGTTGTTAAACAATCCCAGAGGACGAAATCATTTTCCCGAATGAATGGAATGACTTCTTCCAACTTCACCGGTTGTTCAATCGTCAACCAGTTATTTTCAGCGCGGTCTTGTCGATGGGTTTTTATGCGTAGCCCCATTTCAGCGTCCGTCACAGTTCCGGATGCAATATAGATGAGCCGGCCATCGCAACTTTCAGCTTGTTCGACGAGTATCTTTTCGGCAAAAGCACTTTTCCCGCTTCGAACACCACCGCTTATGAACGTCAGTTTTCCGCGAACCATTTTGCCAACTCCTCTTTTAAGACAGCCATTTCTTCAGGGTTCTTCATGCCGATTCTCAACCACTCACCGTCCATGCCGTAGAAGTTCTCTGAATGTCGAAGGACGATTCCTCTATGTAATAAATCTTCATGGAGTTGACGTGTTGTTCGGTTCCCGCCTGGTTTGAATGAAAGAAAGTTCACGACGGAATCAGTCACTGTACAACCGTTCATTTCAAGAAACACTTTCAAACTGCTTCGTTGGGCATCGCTCTGTCGAATCGACTTTTCTCGGTACTCAGCTTCGCCCAAACATAATGCGCCGATTTGCGCCGCAATGCCGTTCACATTCCAATGCGGAGTATGTGCTTTGATTTCTGAAATAATGGTTGGATTTGCGACGGCATAACCGAGACGTATTCCAGGAATGGAATACATTTTCGTCATCGAACGGACGATGATTACGTGTGGAAATTCTTTTATCCCTGATATGAATGATAGCGATTCATCTATAAAATCGATAAATGCTTCGTCTAGGACGATTTCGCAGTTCACTTTCGCGCCGTGACGAACTAGTTTGATCAGTTCTTCCCGCCCAGGTAAGATTCCTGTCGGATTATTTGGTGTACATAAATAGAGTACGGATGCATTTTCCATTGCTTGTTG includes the following:
- a CDS encoding bifunctional adenosylcobinamide kinase/adenosylcobinamide-phosphate guanylyltransferase; this encodes MHVIIGGAHNGKRAFVQKLLSKQHAEGVSWHEGEVPAPGKHAVVIAGLENWLAQCELSEEKAIDQIVEAVENRPAIVILTDISRGIVPMEAELRKLRDTCGRVYQRLFAEASEVTKVWYGIPQNIKKRGE
- a CDS encoding histidine phosphatase family protein, whose product is MDCGVTVHLIRHLPTLGNQKRQYIGWTDESILPTDEPGSARLPRKPTIVYGSDLLRCRESAALYFPEAVYETDKRFRESHFGAWEGKTYEMLKDNMTYRSWIDDPYENKPPNGESLQEVNRRVLAALTELLEEQSEYFIVTHGGPIRLMLTQFSPKKQDFWFWRIPHGSIWSLKWNHRNDFVEGKKCTSLSAVPITGNERLFKNY
- the cobS gene encoding adenosylcobinamide-GDP ribazoletransferase, translated to MNGILLALQFFTVLPIRKELPLGRKEVTAMYIALPFVGATIGLLMYGVSELLLSGLSTGTFLAAVCIVLTGILLTGGLHFDGWTDTGDAFFSYQDREKRLEIMEDPRIGAFGTMALLFLILIKIALFNEILEKGIAYFILFLAIPFLARVGMTIYFSKTPTAKSSGLAYFFQEKLHSKIVVIVSSLSGIAILIAVWLMVESVIVPLLLFILLAIGILRFRHWSLKHFGGVTGDLSGAFIEGMEVILWIAVLLFI
- a CDS encoding bifunctional adenosylcobinamide kinase/adenosylcobinamide-phosphate guanylyltransferase, which encodes MVRGKLTFISGGVRSGKSAFAEKILVEQAESCDGRLIYIASGTVTDAEMGLRIKTHRQDRAENNWLTIEQPVKLEEVIPFIRENDFVLWDCLTTWLANELYAGWETGTSCIEETGCMERKGTQLYKTIDSILLKAREFVIVSNEILDDLRPIDKETETYRKWLGQLHQNIVKKASNAIEMEFGVATYWKSSQQLKS
- a CDS encoding histidinol-phosphate transaminase — translated: MQLPEHGANPFKLYKKLGVIPPDNVLDFSENVNPAGPPSSVKKIWADLLGRINQYPDPEGEPFLTAAENFHQIDRKSLILGNGAAELLSLIAERYRGKSAVIVHPTFSEYEATLKAKNVEIVRVLSTEESGFKLPMNDIQQAMENASVLYLCTPNNPTGILPGREELIKLVRHGAKVNCEIVLDEAFIDFIDESLSFISGIKEFPHVIIVRSMTKMYSIPGIRLGYAVANPTIISEIKAHTPHWNVNGIAAQIGALCLGEAEYREKSIRQSDAQRSSLKVFLEMNGCTVTDSVVNFLSFKPGGNRTTRQLHEDLLHRGIVLRHSENFYGMDGEWLRIGMKNPEEMAVLKEELAKWFAEN